In Pseudobacter ginsenosidimutans, the following are encoded in one genomic region:
- a CDS encoding LytR/AlgR family response regulator transcription factor yields the protein MIKAIIIDDEPAAVNTLKLMLERYVPEISQIKTSNDPVKAIQLIKSFKPQLVFLDIQMPAMNGFELLKKLPEIQFNIIFTTAHHKYAIEALRFSALDYLMKPIDGDELRQSVDRFMARTVVALSQQSQYQNLLNNIGAKDRKDFKLALPTSEGTYFFNPEEIIRLEGEINYTWFHFSNRKPLLISKTLKEYEDILNDHGFLRIHKSHLINKVHVVNYTQNGTLTLSDRSQVDISRRRKEIILEALRTR from the coding sequence GTGATAAAAGCAATTATCATAGACGATGAGCCCGCTGCCGTCAACACACTAAAGTTGATGCTGGAACGCTACGTTCCTGAGATCAGTCAGATCAAAACAAGCAACGATCCGGTCAAAGCCATTCAGCTCATCAAAAGCTTCAAACCCCAGCTGGTATTTCTGGATATCCAGATGCCGGCCATGAACGGATTTGAGCTATTGAAGAAACTGCCCGAGATCCAGTTCAATATCATCTTCACTACTGCCCATCACAAATATGCCATCGAGGCATTACGGTTCAGTGCGCTGGATTACCTGATGAAGCCCATCGATGGCGATGAGCTCAGACAATCAGTTGACCGCTTCATGGCAAGGACGGTAGTAGCACTCAGCCAGCAATCGCAGTACCAGAATCTCCTCAATAATATCGGGGCCAAAGACAGGAAGGATTTCAAATTAGCCCTGCCCACAAGTGAAGGAACATATTTCTTCAATCCCGAAGAGATCATCCGCCTCGAAGGGGAAATCAATTACACCTGGTTCCATTTCAGCAATCGCAAGCCTTTGCTCATCTCCAAAACATTGAAGGAATATGAGGACATCCTGAATGATCATGGGTTCCTTCGTATCCACAAATCACATCTCATCAATAAAGTGCATGTTGTGAATTATACGCAGAATGGAACGCTCACGCTCAGCGACCGTTCACAGGTAGATATTTCAAGAAGAAGAAAAGAGATCATTCTCGAAGCCTTGCGCACGCGGTAA
- a CDS encoding SDR family oxidoreductase has translation MNIVITGASKGFGRAIAETFAVQGHDLFLCSRNPAALYKTLEALQLHYPERSIKAMPADLSEKSQAEAFGKWVLGYGVPVDVLVNNAGLFEPGSVHNEPEGLLERMMAVNLYSAYHLTRTLIPSMIERKQGHIFNMCSIASLHAYPNGGAYSISKYALAGFSRNLREEMKPHGIKVTTVYPGAAYTNSWAGSGIDPERIMTAQDIAAMIHAASQLSPQACVEDIIMRPQLGDL, from the coding sequence ATGAATATTGTCATCACCGGTGCATCCAAAGGTTTTGGAAGAGCGATTGCAGAAACATTTGCCGTGCAGGGGCACGATCTTTTCCTCTGCAGCCGTAATCCCGCAGCTCTCTACAAAACCCTGGAAGCGTTGCAGCTGCATTATCCTGAACGAAGCATCAAAGCCATGCCTGCCGATCTGAGCGAGAAATCGCAGGCGGAAGCATTCGGCAAATGGGTGCTTGGTTATGGTGTTCCGGTGGATGTACTTGTGAACAATGCAGGATTGTTCGAGCCCGGCAGCGTGCACAACGAGCCGGAAGGCTTACTGGAAAGAATGATGGCTGTGAATCTTTATAGTGCTTATCATCTAACCCGGACACTGATCCCTTCCATGATAGAACGCAAACAGGGACATATCTTCAATATGTGTTCCATCGCTTCCCTTCATGCTTATCCGAATGGTGGTGCATACAGTATCAGCAAATATGCATTGGCAGGATTCAGCCGTAATCTCCGGGAAGAAATGAAACCTCATGGCATTAAAGTAACCACTGTATATCCCGGTGCCGCCTATACGAATTCCTGGGCTGGCAGTGGCATCGATCCGGAGCGCATCATGACCGCACAGGATATTGCCGCCATGATCCATGCCGCTTCACAGTTGAGCCCTCAGGCCTGTGTGGAAGATATCATCATGCGGCCGCAGCTGGGCGACCTGTAA
- a CDS encoding YjjG family noncanonical pyrimidine nucleotidase — MKYKHLFFDLDHTLWDFDANCRFTLETIYKNEALESRGIHSFEEFFKQYNIHNHRLWERYRNGQIKADELRWKRMFLSLLDFRIGDEKLARELSNQFLDMLPSRTILFPYCMEILSYLKDKGYALHLITNGFEKTQYSKITYSGIDHFFAEVITSEGSNSLKPHREIFDYAFQRAKALPEHSIMIGDSIEADIKGAINAGIDQVFVNHLNIETDVNPTYTVYSLKELENIF; from the coding sequence ATGAAGTACAAGCATCTGTTTTTTGATCTGGACCATACCTTGTGGGATTTCGATGCTAATTGCCGTTTTACCCTGGAAACGATCTATAAGAATGAAGCGCTCGAATCCCGTGGCATACACAGCTTCGAGGAGTTTTTCAAACAATACAATATTCATAACCACAGGCTCTGGGAACGCTATCGCAATGGCCAGATCAAGGCCGATGAACTAAGATGGAAGCGCATGTTCCTTAGCCTGCTCGATTTTCGCATCGGCGATGAAAAGCTCGCACGCGAGCTCAGTAACCAGTTCCTGGACATGCTCCCCAGCCGTACCATCCTCTTCCCCTATTGCATGGAGATACTGAGCTACCTGAAGGATAAAGGCTATGCGCTGCACCTTATCACGAATGGTTTCGAGAAAACGCAATACAGCAAGATCACTTATTCCGGCATCGATCATTTCTTTGCTGAAGTGATCACTTCCGAAGGAAGCAACAGCCTGAAACCTCACAGGGAGATCTTCGACTATGCATTCCAGCGAGCAAAAGCATTACCGGAACATAGCATCATGATCGGCGACAGTATCGAAGCGGATATCAAAGGCGCCATCAATGCCGGCATCGACCAGGTATTTGTGAACCATCTCAATATCGAAACCGATGTGAATCCCACTTACACTGTTTATTCGCTCAAAGAACTGGAGAATATTTTTTGA
- a CDS encoding phosphatidylserine decarboxylase family protein, producing the protein MTIHKEGYKSILITVIIFAVINLLSFYFISYSTPWLSWLIFILTLGLTLFIVSFFRIPARQLTKNENQVICPADGKVVVIEEIIDEEYFKGKRLQVSIFMSPANVHVNRNPLSGEVVYSQYHKGKYLVAWNPKSSTENERHSVVIRYPKGEILVKQIAGALAKRIVNYLTVGQKVEQGSELGFIKFGSRVDVLLPVGTKVNVELNQVVQGGVTVLATI; encoded by the coding sequence ATGACCATACACAAAGAAGGCTACAAGTCCATCCTCATTACAGTGATCATATTCGCTGTTATTAACCTGTTATCGTTCTATTTCATCAGCTATTCTACTCCCTGGCTGAGCTGGCTGATCTTCATCCTCACATTGGGCCTGACCCTGTTCATCGTGAGCTTTTTCCGTATTCCTGCCAGGCAGCTTACCAAAAATGAGAACCAGGTGATTTGTCCTGCCGATGGTAAGGTTGTTGTAATTGAAGAGATCATCGACGAAGAATATTTCAAAGGCAAGCGTTTGCAGGTTTCCATTTTCATGAGCCCTGCCAATGTACACGTGAACCGCAATCCCCTGAGTGGTGAAGTGGTGTACAGCCAGTATCACAAGGGTAAATACCTGGTGGCCTGGAACCCCAAATCCTCTACAGAGAACGAGCGTCACTCTGTAGTGATCCGTTATCCGAAAGGCGAGATCCTGGTAAAACAAATTGCCGGGGCACTGGCCAAACGTATCGTGAATTACCTCACTGTTGGTCAGAAAGTGGAGCAGGGCTCAGAGCTTGGCTTCATCAAATTCGGCAGCCGTGTGGATGTGCTGTTGCCTGTTGGCACCAAAGTGAATGTAGAACTGAACCAGGTTGTTCAGGGCGGCGTTACAGTGCTTGCCACCATTTAA